Proteins encoded together in one Salvelinus fontinalis isolate EN_2023a chromosome 6, ASM2944872v1, whole genome shotgun sequence window:
- the ctsk gene encoding cathepsin K, producing MLLCGCVLLLLGSVLAHPLNEMSLEAQWDSWKTTHLREYNGLGEEAIRRTIWEKNMRLIEAHNEEAALGIHSYELGMNHLGDMTSEEIVEKLTGLQVPMNRDRSNTWIPDNNVVKLPRSIDYRKKGMVTPVKNQLSCGSCWAFSSAGALEGQLAKTTGKLIDLSPQNLVDCVTENNGCGGGYMTNAFEYVEENGGIDTDEAYPYLGQDEQCAYNASGMGAQCRGFKEIPEGDEWALTKAVVKVGPVAVGIDATLSTFQFYQRGVYYDPNCNKDDINHAVLAVGYGQTAKGMKFWIVKNSWSESWGKQGYIMMARNRGNACGIANLASYPIM from the exons atgctgctgtgtggttgtgtACTGCTGCTCTTGGGCTCAGTCCTAGCCCATCCCTTGAACGAGATGTCACTGGAGGCACAGTGGGACTCGTGGAAGACCACCCACCTGAGAGAGTACAACGGCCTG GGGGAGGAGGCAATCCGTAGAACCATCTGGGAGAAGAACATGCGTCTGATCGAAGCCCACAATGAGGAGGCCGCTCTGGGCATTCACTCGTACGAGCTGGGCATGAACCACCTGGGAGACATG aCGTCAGAGGAGATAGTTGAGAAGCTTACTGGCCTCCAGGTGCCCATGAACAGGGACCGTAGCAACACCTGGATCCCTGACAACAATGTGGTGAAGCTCCCCAGGTCCATCGACTACCGCAAGAAGGGCATGGTGACCCCAGTCAAGAACCAG CTCTCCTGTGGCTCCTGCTGGGCCTTCAGCTCTGCTGGGGCCCTGGAGGGCCAGCTGGCAAAGACCACAGGCAAACTGATAGACCTCAGCCCCCAGAACCTGGTGGACTGTGTCACTGAGAACAATGGCTGTGGTGGAGGCTACATGACCAACGCCTTCGAATACGTTGAGGAAAACGGAGGCATCGACACAGATGAGGCTTACCCTTACCTTGGCCAG GATGAGCAGTGTGCCTACAACGCGTCTGGCATGGGTGCTCAGTGTCGCGGGTTCAAGGAGATCCCTGAGGGAGACGAGTGGGCACTGACCAAGGCTGTAGTCAAAGTGGGGCCTGTGGCTGTGGGCATTGATGCCACCCTCTCCACCTTCCAATTCTACCAGAGAG GTGTGTACTACGACCCCAACTGCAACAAGGATGACATCAACCACGCCGTGCTTGCAGTGGGCTATGGACAAACTGCCAAGGGCATGAAATTCTGGATCGTCAAGAACAG cTGGAGCGAGAGCTGGGGCAAACAGGGCTACATCATGATGGCACGTAACCGTGGGAATGCGTGTGGCATTGCCAACCTGGCCAGTTACCCCATCATGTGA